In Streptococcus parapneumoniae, the genomic stretch GCATTGATGAATTGATTTAACAATCTATCTTTTAATTCATATGGCAGAGAAGCCGTTTTTAGTAGTCTAAAAACTTCATCATTTAGGGATGTCCTTTTATGATCTTTCCATTCAAATCTAGCTGTATCATTCTTATTTGGCAATTCAATTATAGGCACATTCGTTCCTTTAAAATGAATTCTATGCCTTCTATTACTTGGAACGATACTAGTATCTCCTTGTAATGTTAACTCTACCATCCCCATTTCCCAGTCGATTGATAATCTTGTTTTATATCTTTGACCATTTTGATCTTCAATCATTTCAAAAGAATGTTGTTTGCCTGGGAATACATACCAATCTACAACTTCAGGTAACTCAACACCCATATCTATCTCAGAACCAACCAAGGGAATGATTGCACCACTTTTTGCAAACACAGGTATAGTCGAAATATCTCTATAAACACTTAACTTCACACCACCTGTGTACTTTTTCTCTGAAAAGAAGTCATACCATTCACCTTCAGGGAACCATACATCTACTTTTGCAGATTGGAATGCCAAATCCATCTTTTCTACAATGGGAGCCACCATCAGTTCTGTTCCAAAAAAGTATTGATTTGGGACATTATAGCTCTCATCATTCTCTGGGTAGAAATAATACATTGGGCTGATTAATGGGGCACCTTCTTCATGTGTCTTTACATTCATGGTATATAGATATGGAATCATCTGATGTCTCAAACGAAGGTATTTCTTCATAATCTTAGATGTTGTTTCTGAAAAAAACCAAGGTTCTTTACTATTGAAGGGACTTCTAGAACTATGTAAGCGAGTAATCGGACTAAAAACGCCAAACTGTAGCCATCTAGTTTGTAGCTCCTCGTCATAATCCCCTAGCATGTGTCCACCGATATCATGACTCCACCAACTATAACCGATATTAGATGCTGTTGCTGTAAAATAAGGTTGAAATCTTAAGGAATTCCAACTAATAATAGTGTCCCCTGAAAAACCAACAGGGTAGCGGTGACTACCAGGACCTGCATACCTTGATAAAATCAAGCCACCTTCTGCATTTTTACAACTATCCTGATAATGATAATGGTTTAAAAGCCATAGTGGATCCAACATGCCTTGTGTCCCTTGTTGCCAGTCAATCCACCAAAAATCTACTCCCTGCTTTTCTAGTTCATAATGAACATCTTTAAAGTAGGATTCCCTAAAAGAGGGATTAAAAAAATCAAAAATAGCAGGTTCCTCTAATTCTACATTTAACCCCAATCGTTTGGCAACCCGAGGATAAGC encodes the following:
- a CDS encoding glycoside hydrolase family 31 protein: MKIFKGEFYRISVLTDKLVRLEYSQTGSFEDRTTQLIYNRDFGQVSLDYIETSNVLDIMTDYFHLHFNKGEFNAENLFIELKGNFAVYGSRWYFGESIETLKGTARTLDEADGAISLEDGIISRNGIALLDDSQGFIWDEQSGYIERENQIDLYFFAYGHDYRGVIRDFYHLTGSTPLLPRYALGNWWSRYWPYTSDEYLDLIDRFETEKIPLSIGVLDMDWHITEIPARFGSGWTGYSWNKNLIPNPEQLLQQLHDRKLKLSLNVHPADGIRAYEEAYPRVAKRLGLNVELEEPAIFDFFNPSFRESYFKDVHYELEKQGVDFWWIDWQQGTQGMLDPLWLLNHYHYQDSCKNAEGGLILSRYAGPGSHRYPVGFSGDTIISWNSLRFQPYFTATASNIGYSWWSHDIGGHMLGDYDEELQTRWLQFGVFSPITRLHSSRSPFNSKEPWFFSETTSKIMKKYLRLRHQMIPYLYTMNVKTHEEGAPLISPMYYFYPENDESYNVPNQYFFGTELMVAPIVEKMDLAFQSAKVDVWFPEGEWYDFFSEKKYTGGVKLSVYRDISTIPVFAKSGAIIPLVGSEIDMGVELPEVVDWYVFPGKQHSFEMIEDQNGQRYKTRLSIDWEMGMVELTLQGDTSIVPSNRRHRIHFKGTNVPIIELPNKNDTARFEWKDHKRTSLNDEVFRLLKTASLPYELKDRLLNQFINAKNSHELMNILHHQDKELRGRLLEMIFTSQN